The Candidatus Binatia bacterium genome segment CCTCCTCGCGGGTCCAGGAGAGCCGCATGCTGTTCTGCGACATCTCCAGCCCCGACGTGGCCACGCCGCCGGCGTTCGCCGCTTTCGCCGGACCGTACAGGATGCCGGCGTCCAGGTAGATCTGGATCGCGTCGAGCGTGCTCGGCATGTTGGCGCCCTCGGCGACCAGAGCGACGCCGTTCTTGATCAGGTTCGAGGCGTCCTTGGCGTTGATCTCGTTCTGGGTCGCGCTCGGGAACGCGCAGTCGGCCTTGATGTCCCAGAGCGGGTTGTAGCCGAGGCGCGCGTCGGTCGCGGTGTACTTGGCGCCCTTGAACTGGTCGGCGTATTCCTTGATGCGGCCGCGCCGCGCGTTCTTGAGCTCCATGACCCACGCCAGCTTGTTCCGGTCGATGCCGTCGGCGTCGTAGATCATCCCGTCGGAATCGGACCAGGTGACCGGTTTGGCGCCCAGGTCGAGCAGCTTCTCCACCGTGTACTGGGAGACGTTGCCGCTGCCCGAGACGAGGCAGGTCTTGCCGGCCAGCGACTGCTTCTGCGATTTCAGCATCTCGTCGGCGAAGTAGACGCAGCCGTAGCCGGTGGCCTCGGGCCGGATCAGCGATCCGCCCCAGTTCAGCCCCTTGCCCGTCAGCACGCCGGTGAACTCGTTCTTGAGCCGCTTGTACTGGCCGAAGAGGAACCCGATCTCACGGCCGCCCACGCCGATGTCGCCGGCGGGAACGTCGGTGTCCGGGCCGATGTGCCGCGAGAGCTCCGTCATGAAGCTCTGGCAGAAGCGCATCACCTCGTTGTCGCTCTTCCCCTTCGGATCGAAGTCCGATCCGCCCTTGCCGCCGCCCATCGGGAGCGTGGTGAGGGAGTTCTTGAACACCTGCTCGAAGGCGAGGAACTTGAGAATGCCGAGGTTGACCGAGGGGTGGAAGCGCAGCCCGCCCTTGTAGGGGCCGATCGCGCTGTTCATCTCAATCCGGAAGCCGCGGTTGACCTGCACTTCCCCGCGATCGTCCTGCCACGGCACGCGGAACATGAGGACCCGCTCCGGCTCGGCGATCCGCTCGAGGAGCTTTCCCGCCCGGTACTCGGGGTGGCGCTCCAGCATCGGCACCAGCGATTCGAACACCTCCTGCGACGCCTGGTGAAACTCCGGCTCCGCGGGATTCTTCGCCTTGATGCCGGCCATCACGTTCTGCACGTACTCTTTGGCCGTCATGGATTTTCCAGGGGTACGCACCGCTACATCCAACCCGCTCATGAATCGCTCCTTTCCAGAAACGGACGGTCTGCTTCCGCCCGAACGTTACAACCAGAAGCCGCTCATTGCAGCACGTGAATATTCTTTCGCTCGCAGATCCGGTTCAGCTCGTCCGGCCACACGGTCACGCTGACCTCTCCGAGATGCGCCTTCCGCAGTAGGAGCATCACGGTGCGCGACTGGCCAATGCCGCCTCCGATGGACAGCGGGATCTCGTCGTTCAGGATCGCCTGGTGATACGGGAGCTTGAGGAAATCGAGCTGTCCCGTGATCTCGAGCTGCTGCCGCAGGGTCTCCTTGGTCACCCGGATCCCCATCGACGTGAGCTCGTGCCGCCGCTGGGTGACGGGATTCCAGACCAGGATGTCCCCGTTCAGCCCGTGCATCGGCCTTCCATCCTCGGTCACCGTCGGCGTGACCCAGTCGTCGTAGTCCGCCGCCCGCATCTCGTGCGGGTAGCCGTCCCCGAGGATCCAGCCGATCCCGATGATGAATACGGCCGGGTGCTTCTGGAGGATCGCGGTCTCGCGCTGCTTCCGCGGGAGATCGGGATACATCGCGAGCAGATCCTCGGCGTGGATGAAGGTGAGCTCCTCGGGCAGCGCCGGGAAGGACGAGGCCTGGAGCTTCGGGAACTCCTTCCGGATGAAGGCCTCGGAGCCATGGATCACGCCCCAGATCGCCCGGACGGTCTCCTTCAGGTAGGCCAGGTTGCGCTGCTCGGGACGGATCGCCTTCTCCCAGTCCCACTGGTCCACGTAGGCGCTGTGGTCGTGGTCCAGGAAGTAGTCCTTCCGCACCGCGCGCATATCCGTGCAGATGCCTTCGCCGGGCACGCACTCGAACTGCCGGAGCGCGAGCCGTTTCCACTTCGTGGCCGCCTGCACCACCTGCGTGTGCATCCGCTCGTCGAGGCCCAGGCCGCACCGGAATTCCACCGGGGTGCGCGAGCCGTCGCGATCCAGATAATCGTTCAGTCCGCTCTCGCGCGTGACGACGAGCGGCACCTCCACGTGGAACAGACCCAGCGCCTTGCAGAGGTTCTCCTCCAGATGGAGCTTCAGCGCGTGAATCGCGAGCTGGGTCTCCTTCGGATCGAGGAGCGACCGGTACCCGTTGGGCAGGATGCGCTCCACCTCCTCGTACGTGCTGATGCCGGGACCCGCCAGGTCCGCGGTCTTGGTCGATGCCATGGGTCAGCCTCCGTGCGCGGCCGCGCCGCGCCAAGGGTCAGAGGAGCTTC includes the following:
- the asnA gene encoding aspartate--ammonia ligase, with the translated sequence MASTKTADLAGPGISTYEEVERILPNGYRSLLDPKETQLAIHALKLHLEENLCKALGLFHVEVPLVVTRESGLNDYLDRDGSRTPVEFRCGLGLDERMHTQVVQAATKWKRLALRQFECVPGEGICTDMRAVRKDYFLDHDHSAYVDQWDWEKAIRPEQRNLAYLKETVRAIWGVIHGSEAFIRKEFPKLQASSFPALPEELTFIHAEDLLAMYPDLPRKQRETAILQKHPAVFIIGIGWILGDGYPHEMRAADYDDWVTPTVTEDGRPMHGLNGDILVWNPVTQRRHELTSMGIRVTKETLRQQLEITGQLDFLKLPYHQAILNDEIPLSIGGGIGQSRTVMLLLRKAHLGEVSVTVWPDELNRICERKNIHVLQ
- the gdhA gene encoding NADP-specific glutamate dehydrogenase, translating into MTAKEYVQNVMAGIKAKNPAEPEFHQASQEVFESLVPMLERHPEYRAGKLLERIAEPERVLMFRVPWQDDRGEVQVNRGFRIEMNSAIGPYKGGLRFHPSVNLGILKFLAFEQVFKNSLTTLPMGGGKGGSDFDPKGKSDNEVMRFCQSFMTELSRHIGPDTDVPAGDIGVGGREIGFLFGQYKRLKNEFTGVLTGKGLNWGGSLIRPEATGYGCVYFADEMLKSQKQSLAGKTCLVSGSGNVSQYTVEKLLDLGAKPVTWSDSDGMIYDADGIDRNKLAWVMELKNARRGRIKEYADQFKGAKYTATDARLGYNPLWDIKADCAFPSATQNEINAKDASNLIKNGVALVAEGANMPSTLDAIQIYLDAGILYGPAKAANAGGVATSGLEMSQNSMRLSWTREEVDDRLHKIMIEIHRNCFETADKYGTPGNLLNGANIGGFLKVANAMLDQGLV